AAAATGAAGCCACCTCCTTAGCATTGTCCAAGGCGGAAAAACTAAAAGAAAACCAAGAATTTTGGACTACGACCTTCTCGGAAGAAAGGACATTCAATCCCTTCTTCCTCGTTTTTGACCCAAAAGAAAACTTAGTTTCCGGCATCCGAAACAAAATGCAAAATCTCTCTCTAACTTCCGATCCCCAAACCTTATTCATTGCACTCAGGTCTCTACGGGATAAATGGTAGAAGGTATTCTCCTTTCTTCTTTTTATTTTTCCGAATCCAGTACAAACAATATCTAATATTTTGTAATTCAGAGAGAATACTCTGTGAATTTTTGAGATTTATCCTAGGTTCTCTCCAAAAGAATTCTTTTCGTTTAGAAGTATCCCATTCTCCATTGAATTAACCGCATGAAAAAGTATGATATTCTCGTAATAGGCTCCGGAGGAGGAACAAAACTAGTCACTCCTCCTTCTAAACTTGGTTATAAGGTAGCAATCTTAGAAAAAGATCGTTTGGGGGGAACCTGCTTAAACAGGGGTTGTATCCCTTCTAAAATGCTCATCCATCCTGCGGAAATTTTAACCCAGGCAAAGGATGTTTCCAAATTCCAGTTAAACATTCCAGGTCCATTCTCCGTGGATTTTAAAACCTTGGTAGAAAGGGTCTCCGCTACTGTGGATGCAGACTCGGATAGTATCATCCCAGCTTATGAAAAAAACCCGAACATAGACTTTTATCCTCACGAAGGAAGATTCATAGAGAATAAGGTAGTAAAAGTAAACGGTGAACTTCTCACTGCGGATCGTATCTTTATCGCAGCGGGATGTAGACCTTCTATCCCTGATATTCCTGGTCTTGCTGGAACCCCCTATATGACAAGTAGAGAAGCACTCAGAAGAACGGAACTTCCCAAAAAACTCTTGGTCATTGGTGGAGGTTATATCGGCCTGGAACTGGGATTTGCTTATTCAGCCTTCGGTTCTAAAACCACTTTTATTGTTCGCAACAGAATGCTTTCCCATGAGGACAAGGATATCGTAGACGGTTTCGAAAAAGCATTTTCCAAAAGAGAAGATGTTCGTTTGGGAACAGAAGTGAAGAAGGTTGACTATCAAAATGGGATCTTCCGTTTAGAATGTAAAAATTCTAAGGAGACTTATATATTAGAAGGAGACGCATTACTCGTTGCCACAGGAATCAAACCGAATACGGATTGGTTGGATCTCCAACACACCGATATCCAAACTAATGAAAAAGGTTATATCAAAACCAACGAATATTTGGAAACCACTGCGGACGGAGTTTATGCCCTGGGAGATATTATCGGAAAATATTTTTTCCGACACTCAGTCAACTTTGAAGGAGAGTTCTTATTCAATTCTCTATATGTAGACAAACATAGAACCCCGGTCGAATATCCTCCGGTTCCCCACGCCGTATTCACTTATCCACAAGTAGCAGCTGTAGGAAAAACGGAGCAACAGCTAAAGGAAGAAGGTACCGAATATATCTCCGCAATCAATCCATATTCCAGCAGTGCTACCGGAATGGCTAGACTATCCGAAGACCAATTCGTCAAAATATTAGTAAGTCCTAAAACCAGAAAAGTACTCGGAGCCCATATAGTGGGGGAAGAGGCTTCTAACCTAATCCATCTTTTTATACTCCTGATGACGATGGGTGGGACTCTAGATGACTTGCTAAAGATGATTTATGTTCATCCCGCTTTGCCTGAAATTGCAAGAAATGCTGCCAGGAAAGCAAGAGAAATCTTAAGCTCTTCCTGAAGCCAAAAGATTGTCGAAACAGGGCTTGTTCAAAATCATAGAATTGGAGCGGTTTTTCGCGAATGAACAAAGCCTTAGAAATAAAAAATTTGGTGAAGACCTATGCCGGAGGGGTGCAGGCCTTAAAAGGGATCGATCTGACTGTGGACGAAGGTGACTTTTTTGCCCTTTTAGGTCCGAACGGCGCGGGGAAGTCCACTACGATCGGTATACTCAGTTCCCTAGTAAATAAAACTTCCGGAGATGTGAAAATTTACGGAGCCGATATAGACACGGAACTTACATTAGCAAAGTCTTATATTGGAGTGGTTCCCCAAGAATTTAATTTTAATATTTTCGAAAGAGTGGAACATATTGTCATCAACCAAGGAGGATATTACGGTCTTTCCAGAAAGGTGGCAGTCGAAAGAACTCATAAGTATTTAAGCCAACTAGGGCTGTACGAAAAAAGAAAGGAAGGTGCAGGTAGACTTTCCGGGGGAATGAAAAGAAGGCTCATGATCGCAAGAGCCCTAGTCCATAATCCAAAGGTTTTGATCCTGGATGAACCGACTGCGGGAGTGGATATAGAATTCAGACGTTCTCTTTGGGACTTCCTAGTCAAATTGAACGAATCAGGGATCACGATCATTCTCACCACACATTACTTGGAAGAAGCAGAGAATCTTTGTAAGAAGATAGCAATCATCGACCAAGGAAAGATCGTAGAGAATACTTCCATGAAGGAACTTCTAGTAAAACTGGATACACAGACGTTCGTGTTGGACCTAAAACAACCTGTTACTTCTCCAATTGATCTGAACGGATTTCATTTAAATAAAATAGATGATCTTACCTTGGAAGTGGATATAGGAAAGAATAATTCATTAAATGACCTCTTCCGTCTTTTAGATAGAAGCGGAATACAAATATCAAGTATGAGAAACAAATCCAATCGATTGGAGGAATTATTTTTGAAACTGGTGGAGAAAAAATTATGAACTTCCAAGAAAAATTTAACGCGTTCTCCACTATCGTTCGCAAAGAAACAGTTCGTATTCTAAGAATCTGGATCCAAACATTGATTCCTCCAGGCATTACAATTTCCTTATACTTTCTGATCTTCGGAAAATTAGTTGGCTCTCAAATCGGAGATGTCGGAGGTCATA
This genomic window from Leptospira neocaledonica contains:
- a CDS encoding dihydrolipoyl dehydrogenase; the protein is MKKYDILVIGSGGGTKLVTPPSKLGYKVAILEKDRLGGTCLNRGCIPSKMLIHPAEILTQAKDVSKFQLNIPGPFSVDFKTLVERVSATVDADSDSIIPAYEKNPNIDFYPHEGRFIENKVVKVNGELLTADRIFIAAGCRPSIPDIPGLAGTPYMTSREALRRTELPKKLLVIGGGYIGLELGFAYSAFGSKTTFIVRNRMLSHEDKDIVDGFEKAFSKREDVRLGTEVKKVDYQNGIFRLECKNSKETYILEGDALLVATGIKPNTDWLDLQHTDIQTNEKGYIKTNEYLETTADGVYALGDIIGKYFFRHSVNFEGEFLFNSLYVDKHRTPVEYPPVPHAVFTYPQVAAVGKTEQQLKEEGTEYISAINPYSSSATGMARLSEDQFVKILVSPKTRKVLGAHIVGEEASNLIHLFILLMTMGGTLDDLLKMIYVHPALPEIARNAARKAREILSSS
- a CDS encoding ABC transporter ATP-binding protein, translating into MNKALEIKNLVKTYAGGVQALKGIDLTVDEGDFFALLGPNGAGKSTTIGILSSLVNKTSGDVKIYGADIDTELTLAKSYIGVVPQEFNFNIFERVEHIVINQGGYYGLSRKVAVERTHKYLSQLGLYEKRKEGAGRLSGGMKRRLMIARALVHNPKVLILDEPTAGVDIEFRRSLWDFLVKLNESGITIILTTHYLEEAENLCKKIAIIDQGKIVENTSMKELLVKLDTQTFVLDLKQPVTSPIDLNGFHLNKIDDLTLEVDIGKNNSLNDLFRLLDRSGIQISSMRNKSNRLEELFLKLVEKKL